GCGCCGCCTGGCCCATCACCGAATGGACCTGGTCGTTGTTGTAGGAGGTGGTGAAGAAATACGGGTTGCAGCCACGGCCGGCATAGGTGGAGGGGCCGGCATTGGTGGAGATCAGGAAGGTGCCCGCCTCCGTCACCGGCCGCATGATGGCGGCGAGGATGTTGGAGAAGACCACGCCCACGATGAAGTCCACGCGGTCCCGCTCCAGCGCCGCGCGCACCTTGGTGACGGCGACATCGGGGCGCAGCTCGTCATCGATGACGATCGTCTCGACCGGGCGGCCGCCGAGCTGGTTGTTGAGCTGCCGCATGCCGAGCATCCAGCCGTCGCGCAGCTGGGTGCCCAGCGCCGCCTGCGGTCCGGTCTGCACGGCCACCAGGCCGACCTTGATGGGCGCGCCCTGGGCCTGGAGCACGGCGGGGGCGGCCAGCAGCCCGGTGCTGGTGGCGAGAAGGGTGCGGCGGCGGAACGCCGGGATCTGGAACGCCATCAGCTGCTCTCCCAATGTTTTAAGCTTCAATGATCTCATAGGTGACCGCAGACCTGCCATGCAAGCCTCGCGATTCTCATCGTCAGCGGATGACGGGCCTGCGGCAAGGGGCTGAGGACGGTGAAATGGTCCAGCCCTGGCAGCGCCTCGCTCGTGCCGCCCCAGAGTGGCGCGAACTGGGCGCTCTGCCGCAGGAATTCCGGGCTTTCGGCGCCGCCCACCACGGCATGGAGCGGCCGGCCGGGGGAGGGGAGAAGGGCCGGTGAAAGCGCGCGCGCCGTCGCCGCGTCAAGGCCGAGCGCCGTGTTGATGCTGGTGGGGATCAGCGGCTCCAGCCAGAAAAGGCCCGAGATCGGCACCGCGGCGGCGACCATCTCGGCGGGCAGCCGCGCCAGCAGATGCGCGGCCAGGTGCCCGCCCGCCGAATGGCCCGAGACCAGCATGGGCCGTCCCAGCCGCGCATGCAGCGCGCGCGCCGCCGCCTCGGCCTGTGCCGCGATGGTGGCGAGCGGCACGCTGGGGCAGAGGTCATAGGAGGGGCAGGCCACCGCCACGCCCTGGGCGAACAGCCCCGCCGCGCAATGGCTGACGGACGAGCGGTCCAGCGCCTGCCAGTAGCCGCCGTGGAAGAACATCGCGACGCCGCGAATCTCGGGCGGGAGGAAGAGGTCCATCACCTCGCGCGGCCCGGGCCCATAGGCCAGCGTCTCGGGCGGGTGCGCTTCGCGGAAGGCGGCGGAATCGCGTACCCAGCCCGCGATGATGGCGGGGTGGCCGGGCACGCGGGCGCGGTTGTTGTATTCGGCTTCCAGATCCATCGGATGATCATAGGCCGGAAACCGCTTTCCTGGCAGAATGACCGGATGCGTATCTATCTCGCCGGTCCTGAGGTCTTCCTGCCCGACCCCCTCGCGGCGGGGGCGGCGAAGAAGGCGATCTGCGCGAAGCACGGCATGGTCGGCGTCTTCCCTCTCGACGCGCCGGCGCCCATGCCCTCCGGCCCGCCCGACTGGCGGCGCATCCATGCGGCGAACGAGGCGCATATCCAGGGCTGCGACGTGCTGGTGGCGAACCTCACGCCCTTCCGCGGCCTCGCCGCCGATCCGGGCACGGTGTTCGAACTGGGCTACATGCGCGGCCTGGGCCGGCCCGTCTTCGGCTACACGCATGTGCCGCACGACTACCGCACCCGCGTGGGCGAGGCCCGGCATGACGGCGCGGCCTGGCGCGATGCCGAAGGGCTGGAGGTCGAGGATTTCGGCCTCGCCGAGAACCTGATGCTGGAGGGCGCCATCGCCGCCTCGGGCGGCGTGCTGCTCCGCGCGGAGGATGGGCTCGGCTGGCAGGACCTGACGCTGTTCGAGGCGTGTGTGATGGCGGTGCGCCGGAAGCTTGTGGGTGAATTGTAATCCCTCGCCTGGGTAACCCGCCGCATCCCGGCGGCGAACCCGGACCAGGCGCGCCTTTCGATCCATCGGGGATCCTGTGGGGGCGCCCGCTCGAAGAGGGTTCCCATGCCGCACCGCACCCCCCTCCTGGTCCATCTGCTCGCCTGGGCCGCCGCCATCTGGATCGCCTATGAGCTGCTCTACTACGAGCAGTTCAAGCTGACCGGGCCGACGTTGATCTTCGACCGCCTCTCCGACTGGTCAGGCATCCCCGAGAAGCCCTTCCGCCTCTTTGTCGCGGGCATGGAGATCGTCGCCGCCATCCTCGTGCTGATCCCGCGCACGCAGGGTTTCGGCGGGCTCTTCGCGGCCGGCATCATGGGCGGCGCGATCTTCTTCCACCTCTTCACGCCGCTCGGCGTGGACCCCTATGAGGATGGCGGCAAGCTCTTCCAGGAGGCGTGCTTCACCTTCGCCATGGGCCTGCTGTTGGCCTGGCTGCGGCGTGAGCAGCTGCTCGCGCTGCTGCCGCGCCGCGCGCCGCTCGCGGCCTGAGCCATGATGAGCGCCATCCCCGCGCGCCCGCCGCGCGACCTGCGCCTCGACGTGCTGCGCGGCTGGATGCAGGTCTCGATCTTCGTCTCCCATGTGGTGGGCACCTGGCTTGCCTGGGGAATCCACGCGGCCTGGGGCCTGTCGGATTCCTCGGAGATGTTCATCCTGCTCTCGGGCATGACGCTGGGCTCGGTCTTCTCGCTGAAGGCGGCCAAGGCGGGGGCGGGCGTTGCGCAGCGGGACCTGCTGGGCCGCGCGCTGCGCCTCTACCGGACGCATCTGCTCGTCTTCTTCATCTTCGCCGCCATGGTGCTGCTGGCGGAGATGCTGTTCCAGGTGCCCGGTGCCGTCGCGCGCTTCGGCTGGCAGCATCTGGTGGAGCACCCGTTTCAGGCGGTGGCGCTCGCCTTCACCGGGCTGTTCCAGCCCGACTTCATGGGCACGCTGCCGGTCTTCGTCCTGGGCATGCTGCTGCTCGGCCCCTTCCTCATGCTGGTGCCGCGCTTCGGCGCCTGGGCCCTGCTGCCGAGCCTGCTGCTCTATGCCGCCGTCAACCTCGGCTGGATCGCGACGCCGGGCCTGGGCGGGACGCTGATCGCCTTCGATCCGCTGGCCTGGCAGTTCCTCTACCTGCTGGGCGGCTTTCTGGGTTGGCGGGCGCTGCATGGCATGACGCTGCCGCGCTCCTCCATGGTCACGCTGCTGGCGGCGCTGGTGGTG
This region of Sediminicoccus rosea genomic DNA includes:
- a CDS encoding DoxX family protein, coding for MPHRTPLLVHLLAWAAAIWIAYELLYYEQFKLTGPTLIFDRLSDWSGIPEKPFRLFVAGMEIVAAILVLIPRTQGFGGLFAAGIMGGAIFFHLFTPLGVDPYEDGGKLFQEACFTFAMGLLLAWLRREQLLALLPRRAPLAA
- a CDS encoding alpha/beta hydrolase codes for the protein MDLEAEYNNRARVPGHPAIIAGWVRDSAAFREAHPPETLAYGPGPREVMDLFLPPEIRGVAMFFHGGYWQALDRSSVSHCAAGLFAQGVAVACPSYDLCPSVPLATIAAQAEAAARALHARLGRPMLVSGHSAGGHLAAHLLARLPAEMVAAAVPISGLFWLEPLIPTSINTALGLDAATARALSPALLPSPGRPLHAVVGGAESPEFLRQSAQFAPLWGGTSEALPGLDHFTVLSPLPQARHPLTMRIARLAWQVCGHL
- a CDS encoding nucleoside 2-deoxyribosyltransferase; its protein translation is MRIYLAGPEVFLPDPLAAGAAKKAICAKHGMVGVFPLDAPAPMPSGPPDWRRIHAANEAHIQGCDVLVANLTPFRGLAADPGTVFELGYMRGLGRPVFGYTHVPHDYRTRVGEARHDGAAWRDAEGLEVEDFGLAENLMLEGAIAASGGVLLRAEDGLGWQDLTLFEACVMAVRRKLVGEL
- the opgC gene encoding OpgC domain-containing protein is translated as MSAIPARPPRDLRLDVLRGWMQVSIFVSHVVGTWLAWGIHAAWGLSDSSEMFILLSGMTLGSVFSLKAAKAGAGVAQRDLLGRALRLYRTHLLVFFIFAAMVLLAEMLFQVPGAVARFGWQHLVEHPFQAVALAFTGLFQPDFMGTLPVFVLGMLLLGPFLMLVPRFGAWALLPSLLLYAAVNLGWIATPGLGGTLIAFDPLAWQFLYLLGGFLGWRALHGMTLPRSSMVTLLAALVVVLGFGVRLVQHGFVEGADWIPGLFEHKDVLAPPRLLHALALAWLVAMLVPRRADWMEGLAGRALATIGRNSLRVFCTGLFLAWIISRAMEAVPERAQLVGLLLILPSIAALWTVALFSERARGAAVATGRA